The following proteins come from a genomic window of Populus alba chromosome 12, ASM523922v2, whole genome shotgun sequence:
- the LOC118049497 gene encoding uncharacterized protein: MAACGGGGANPNFSVLVQSQRGPCAASQPLEAFFLSGSSPSFLGSRSMMSFADVHQANGSTRPFFRPYDHEDNGDDDLDEYFHQPEKKRRLTVDQVQFLERSFEVENKLEPERKIQLAKDLGLQPRQVAIWFQNRRARWKTKQLEKDYEVLQSSYNGLKADYDSLFKEKEKLKAEVNLLTELLLKEKELGSSELSDKDALSQEPPKKAIADSASEGEVSKTSTVACQQEDISSAKSDMFDSDSPHFADGVHSSLLEAGDSSHVFEPDQSDLSQDEEDNLSKSLLPPYVFPKLEDGDYSYPQASFEDHAFWCWSY, translated from the exons atggcggcttgtggtggtggtggtgctaaTCCCAATTTTTCTGTTTTAGTTCAAAGCCAAAGAGGCCCTTGTGCTGCTTCTCAACCTCTTGAAGCTTTTTTCCTCTCTggctcttctccttcttttcttG GTTCAAGATCCATGATGAGTTTTGCAGATGTTCACCAAGCAAATGGATCAACTAGACCGTTTTTCCGCCCATATGATCACGAAGACAACGGCGACGATGATTTGGATGAATATTTTCATCAACCTGAAAAGAAGAGGAGACTTACTGTTGATCAAGTTCAGTTTCTTGAAAGAAGTTTTGAGGTTGAGAACAAGCTTGAACCCGAAAGGAAAATCCAGCTGGCGAAGGATCTTGGCTTGCAGCCTCGGCAGGTTGCCATATGGTTTCAAAACCGCCGGGCAAGATGGAAGACGAAACAGCTTGAAAAAGATTATGAGGTTCTGCAATCTAGCTACAATGGCCTTAAGGCTGACTACGACAGCCTCTTCAAGGAGAAGGAGAAACTAAAAGCTGAG GTTAATCTTCTCACCGAGTTGCTCCTTAAAGAGAAAGAGCTGGGAAGCTCAGAATTGTCTGATAAAGATGCATTATCTCAAGAGCCACCCAAAAAGGCAATAGCCGATTCAGCTTCAGAGGGTGAAGTGTCGAAAACTTCAACCGTggcctgccagcaggaagataTTAGCTCAGCCAAAAGTGATATGTTTGATTCAGACAGCCCACATTTTGCGGATGGGGTACATTCCTCACTCTTAGAGGCAGGTGATTCTTCACATGTCTTCGAGCCCGACCAATCGGATTTATCACAAGATGAAGAAGATAACTTGAGCAAGAGTCTTTTGCCTCCGTACGTCTTTCCAAAGCTTGAAGATGGTGATTACTCTTACCCGCAAGCAAGTTTCGAAGATCATGCCTTTTGGTGCTGGTCATACTAA